Within Sulfoacidibacillus ferrooxidans, the genomic segment TTCGCATCAAAGTAGAGTCTCACAATGCCGCTATTACTAAGCACATGAAGTCACTCATCGAAGAGGGAAATCAAGTCAAAGCGGAAGTAGACCGCTGGCTTGCAGTTCCTGAAGCACAAGATGTGGAACCTTTGACCCAAGCGCGCATCGCTCAATTTGAGCAGGATGAACGCTTGGATGTGCAAGAAGCTGCCACCTACACAGCGCAAACGCAAATGATAACGAGTGCTACTCAAAAAATGAAATCCGTCGAACACGACCTGTCGGTGATTGCATCAGACATCGCACGTGTAGAGGGCATCATTCATGCGCTTGGTAGCTATCGATTGGCTTATGTGCGTATGCAACACGAAAAATTGAACGCCCATTTCCGTCATGTTCAGATCCATTTAGTAGATGTGAACAAAGAAACGGGTGAGATCAAAGATGCATTCCGTATTGAATGGAAGGGTCGGCCTTATCGACTGCTTTCCACTTCGGAATCAATCCGCTGTGATATTGAAATCGGACAAGCATTAGCGGCGGCACGGGGTGAAACGATGCCTATGTTTGTCGATAATGCGGAAAGCGTGCAACGTCTGTTCGATGAGATCTTTACAGGTCAAGTCATAGCTGCTTATGTGGCTGAATGTGCTTTGGCCGTTGAAGCATTTAAAGGTATCGAGTCACCTGATCATCCGGTCAAAAGGAGTGCTTGATCATGGATCTTCCGTGGTTTTGCCATCCGAAGGTGTCCGATGAGATCAAAGTGATAGCTATCTTGAGCTACTATCAGGCAGGGAATCTGGCGACAGTTTTCTCTGTAACGCGAGAGCAAATCGATAAGCGGCACGCGATTGATCAGATGTTTGTATCTGGTTTGTCGGTTGTTGCCGAAAAGGAGCGAGTCTCATGACCAAATTTGTCTATGATGTGCACGCCGTTCGTCGAATCGTGCAGCGCAGAGTGCCCATTGATGCGATTGAACAGATTGCCCGGTTTGGGGTGACGGTTCAAGAATCGAAACACCACGTGATGAAACGTGGGGAAATCGCAGGAGAGCCCGTACACGTGGTCATTAACCTGCCGTTCACGATCAAAACCGTGTATATCGCCAATGAGTGGTCCATTACGGTCGCTCATCATAAAGCCAACTAAACCAAAGGAGGGAAGGCCTCTTCTCGTTGAAACTAGCGAGAAGGGGAGACCCTTTCCGTTTAGCGCGAGAGTGTTGGGCGGAAAAATGAGAAAATGTGAGCATCGAGAATGTATCACCAATCGAAAAAAATGGCTTCGTAGTCAACGCCATGTTAGCCAACATGGAGACGAGTTGCGTGAACTACTAGATCTGGGCTACACAGTGAAGTGGGGAGTACACTCAGATCACCGCGAAAGCTTCCGTAATATACTGGCTTGGCAATCGCAAGAGGCCTTAGAAAATGGAGATTGCGTTGAATTTCATGTGTATCAGGATAGTCAACACGGTCTAACTTACAAATGGGTATGGCTTGGATATGCCAAGGTTGCTACTGGCAATTATCGACCGATCCATTTAGTACTGCTTGTTAATCCTAACAATCCAATCAAGAAAATATACGTCGCCACTGTCT encodes:
- a CDS encoding DUF4258 domain-containing protein, producing the protein MTKFVYDVHAVRRIVQRRVPIDAIEQIARFGVTVQESKHHVMKRGEIAGEPVHVVINLPFTIKTVYIANEWSITVAHHKAN